A part of Prolixibacteraceae bacterium genomic DNA contains:
- a CDS encoding leucine-rich repeat domain-containing protein encodes MKQLFLFIALFLSLQSKSQDLLNLPASQSLWDISEVTIDGVKGISLNRYLGDASVNGLKITIPSSIGSKSVIALCYIKPEDESKWIPLIGNVKGLHGLFNQYFDAPNRTLVEVNAENTPLLYVGPLALAHCVHEDISITLPHSMKYIRFNAFERAGFKEFIFPISLVYLGKNAFTSSSLKQTTSLPIAVTNIFAETFSSSIEGDIEKYVHSKVSYIGPFAFSDCDKLTGHLSLSDEMNVIEEFAFSSCSSIEQGTDMPSNLTIIKRNAFANSSAYKKDLVFSEGLVEIQENAFGEHPFMGFIYNGKQIESITLPKSITTIGVDAFKRSTSTTKFIRVLSSTPPTVGNKRAFDAAAYENTQLLVPVGALNNYKSAAIWKEFKSISEDDGTIKLSSNSKKRDEVYNITNYGRIINFKQPFNVKSVLLYDIKGTMLSKLNHIDSQWELPLSIHGVVMMTVEMVDGSILKEKIMLK; translated from the coding sequence ATGAAACAACTATTTTTATTTATTGCCTTATTTCTCTCCTTGCAGAGTAAAAGTCAGGATCTCCTGAATTTACCTGCATCACAATCTTTATGGGATATTAGTGAGGTGACCATTGATGGTGTGAAAGGGATTAGTTTAAACAGATATCTGGGGGATGCTTCTGTTAATGGTTTGAAAATCACTATTCCTTCATCTATCGGTAGCAAAAGTGTAATCGCATTATGCTACATTAAGCCTGAGGATGAAAGTAAATGGATTCCATTAATTGGTAATGTAAAAGGACTACATGGGCTTTTTAATCAATATTTTGATGCCCCAAATAGAACTCTTGTCGAAGTAAATGCTGAAAACACACCGCTGTTATATGTTGGTCCATTGGCTTTAGCTCATTGTGTGCATGAAGATATCTCAATAACTTTGCCTCATAGTATGAAATATATTCGATTTAATGCATTTGAAAGAGCTGGCTTTAAGGAGTTTATATTTCCTATATCACTTGTCTATTTAGGGAAGAATGCATTTACATCGTCGTCTTTAAAACAGACCACAAGCCTACCTATTGCTGTAACAAATATTTTTGCTGAAACATTCTCTTCTTCTATTGAAGGAGATATAGAGAAATATGTTCATTCAAAAGTTTCGTATATTGGACCTTTTGCCTTTTCTGATTGTGATAAGTTAACTGGACATTTGAGCTTATCTGACGAGATGAATGTAATCGAAGAGTTCGCTTTTTCAAGTTGTAGTAGTATAGAACAAGGAACGGATATGCCATCAAATCTTACAATAATCAAAAGAAATGCTTTTGCTAATAGCTCTGCATATAAAAAAGATTTGGTCTTTTCAGAGGGACTTGTTGAAATACAAGAAAATGCATTTGGTGAGCATCCATTTATGGGATTTATATATAATGGAAAGCAGATTGAGTCGATCACATTACCAAAATCTATAACAACCATTGGGGTGGATGCCTTTAAAAGGTCTACTTCAACTACTAAATTCATTCGTGTACTCTCTTCAACTCCACCAACGGTTGGTAATAAACGAGCATTTGATGCTGCTGCTTATGAAAATACACAACTGTTAGTTCCTGTTGGGGCGCTGAATAACTATAAATCTGCTGCTATCTGGAAAGAGTTCAAGAGTATCTCGGAAGATGATGGCACGATTAAGCTTTCAAGTAATTCGAAAAAGAGAGATGAAGTCTATAATATTACGAACTATGGGAGAATCATCAATTTCAAACAACCTTTTAATGTAAAATCGGTGCTGCTATACGATATTAAAGGAACAATGCTGTCTAAGTTAAATCATATTGATTCTCAATGGGAGTTGCCTTTAAGTATCCATGGTGTTGTTATGATGACCGTTGAAATGGTTGATGGGTCGATATTAAAGGAGAAGATTATGTTGAAATAA